The following coding sequences are from one Nicotiana tomentosiformis chromosome 3, ASM39032v3, whole genome shotgun sequence window:
- the LOC138907555 gene encoding uncharacterized protein: MAPYEALYGRCCPFPVGLFERREARLLGTDLVRDSLEKVKLIKDRLRTTQSRRKSYVLLRVSPMKDVMRFGKKGKLSPGYTNPFEILKRVGEVAYIFALLPSLSKVHPVFHVSMLQKYYGDLLHVLDFSSVQLDKDLTYVEESVLILDRQVQKLRSKSIALVKVHWRGQPVEEASWETEHGMQSGYPHIFGTSGMSLCMFEDERLL, from the exons atggctccttatgaggccttatatgggaggtgcTGTCCTTTTCCAGTTGGTTTGTTTGAGCGAagggaggctaggttattgggcactgatttggttcgggattccttggagaaagtcaagttgattaaggatcggcttcgcacaacACAGTCTAGGAGGAAAAGTTAT GTtctgctcagagtttcacccatgaaggatgtgatgaggttcgggaagaagggaaagttaagcCCTGGGTATACTAAtccttttgagatccttaagagagttggtgaggtggcctacatatTTGCATTGCTACCTAGCTTATCGaaagttcacccggtgttccatgtttccatgctccaaaagtattatggtgatctgttacatgtattagattttagctcagtccaattggacaaggatttgacttatgtggaGGAGTCAGTGCTTATCTTGGACAGACAGGtccagaagttgaggtcaaagagcattgctttagtgaaggttcattggaggggtcaaccggttgaggaggcgagctgggagaccgagcacggcATGCAAAGTGGTTATCCTCACAtttttggcacttcaggtatgtctctatgcatgttcgaggacgaacgtttgttgtaa